The Tenrec ecaudatus isolate mTenEca1 chromosome 6, mTenEca1.hap1, whole genome shotgun sequence genome has a window encoding:
- the LOC142449779 gene encoding galectin-2-like, whose amino-acid sequence MRKVTGSQSGGLNDSEFVLPQRVSGVSSSLWATRTAPPHPAWLDPGPPNPLHFPSFSINLGQGANKLNLHFNPRFNESCIVCNSMDGSWGKEQRESHLCFSPGSEVKFTVTFEKEQFQVKLPDDHVVTFPNRLGHSHLSYMNVRGGFKVSSFKIE is encoded by the exons atgaggaaggtcacAGGGTCACAGTCgggtggactcaatgacagtgagtttgtgctACCACAGcgtgtctctggtgtctcctccaGTCTGTGGGCAACTAGGACAGCGCCCCCCCACCCTGCATGGCTTGACCCAGGACCCCCTAACCCTCTCCATTTCCCCAGCTTTTCGATTAACCTGGGTCAGGGGGCTAACAAGCTGAACCTGCACTTCAACCCCCGCTTTAACGAGTCCTGCATTGTCTGCAACTCCATGGATGGCAGCTGGGGCAAGGAGCAACGCGAAAGCCACCTCTGCTTCAGCCCAGGGTCAGAGGTCAAG TTCACTGTGACCTTCGAGAAAGAACAGTTCCAGGTGAAGCTGCCAGACGACCACGTGGTGACCTTTCCCAACAGACTGGGCCACAGCCACCTGAGTTACATGAATGTGAGGGGGGGGTTCAAGGTTTCCTCCTTCAAGATTGAATGA
- the CDC42EP1 gene encoding cdc42 effector protein 1, with the protein MPGPQGAGGAPAMSLGKLSPVGWVSSSQGKRRLTADMISPPLGDFRHTMHVGRGGDVFGDTSFLSNHGGSSGRTHRSPRSFLARKLQQVRRVGALPRRMASPPGPSPAPPAISPIIKNAISLPQLNQAAYDSLVVGKLSFDNSPACSTDGSSSYGLDSGFCTIARLPRQEKTRDRDRERESSLPAEPQLRRSDSLQSFRLDLDLGPSLLSEFLGVMSFSDDPAAETPAPVPTSNPIAPATSPRPPRGHCPNGVTARSSPGTEAGPSPALQGPRALSGRRWGAGCGDSRPHTEEGARQELVEVLPKAEASWEGLDGHRGTSRGRGPVPSTVLADTFVLSDREEDDEVKV; encoded by the exons ATGCCAGGCCCCCAAGGGGCCGGAGGGGCCCCAGCCATGAGCCTTGGCAAGCTCTCGCCAGTGGGCTGGGTGTCCAGCTCACAGGGGAAGAGGCGGCTGACGGCTGACATGATCAGCCCCCCGCTTGGGGATTTTCGCCACACCATGCACGTGGGCCGAGGTGGGGACGTCTTCGGTGACACCTCCTTCCTTAGCAACCATGGCGGCAGCTCCGGGAGAACCCACCGCTCCCCCCGGAGCTTCCTGGCCAGGAAACTGCAGCAGGTGCGGAGGGTGGGGGCACTGCCCCGGCGGATGGCCTCTCCACCCgggccctcccctgccccacccgcCATCTCCCCCATCATCAAGAACGCCATCTCCCTGCCGCAGCTCAACCAGGCGGCCTACGACAGCCTTGTGGTGGGCAAGCTCAGCTTCGACAACAGCCCGGCGTGCTCCACAGACGGCAGCTCCAGCTACG GTCTGGACTCAGGGTTCTGTACTATCGCCCGCCTGCCTCGCCAGGAGAAGACCCGGGACCGGGACCGGGAAAGGGAAAGCTCCCTCCCCGCTGAGCCCCAGCTCCGCCGCTCAGACTCCCTCCAGTCCTTCCGCCTGGACCTTGACCTCGGGCCCTCCCTCCTCAGCGAGTTCCTGGGGGTCATGAGCTTCTCTGACGACCCTGCAGCTGAGACCCCCGCCCCTGTTCCCACCTCGAACCCCATAGCACCTGCCACGAGTCCCCGGCCCCCCCGTGGACACTGCCCCAATGGGGTGACCGCTAGGTCCAGCCCAGGGACTGAGGCGGGGCCCAGCCCAGCGCTCCAGGGTCCCCGTGCACTTTCAGGCAGGCGTTGGGGAGCAGGCTGTGGGGACAGCCGTCCACACACTGAGGAGGGTGCCCGGCAGGAGCTGGTGGAGGTGCTGCCCAAAGCCGAGGCCTCCTGGGAGGGCCTGGATGGCCATCGAGGAACCTCCCGCGGCAGGGGCCCCGTACCCAGCACGGTCCTAGCTGACACCTTTGTGCTGAGTGATAGAGAGGAAGATGATGAGGTCAAGGTGTGA